In Electrophorus electricus isolate fEleEle1 chromosome 1, fEleEle1.pri, whole genome shotgun sequence, a single window of DNA contains:
- the si:dkey-282h22.5 gene encoding uncharacterized protein si:dkey-282h22.5, giving the protein MTMEIRKALALLTLVSLCAAQKRWSQETLEHRDKANNKVCSNLTQVLDNWKYAIMYQVKDLLVNDYASVLPEYVRIQPLSEALSDLYKQFNTLKENLAKLTEKFDKVETFVDEIQAGKVPKSSLWMVPQHSIIRVGVPSARTPVRASVRVPNAGQWVRRARVRKGPAS; this is encoded by the exons ATGACTATGGAGATAAGGAAGGCTCTGGCTCTGCTGACGCTGGTCTCACTGTGTGCTGCTCAGAAAAGGTGGAGCCAGGAAACACTGGAGCATAGAG acaaagcaaacaacaaGGTTTGCTCCAACCTGACCCAGGTCCTGGACAACTGGAAATATGCTATTATGTACCAGGTGAAGGATCTGCTAGTCAATGACTATGCATCTGTCTTACCTGAATATGTCCG GATACAGCCACTGTCTGAAGCATTGAGTGATCTCTACAAGCAGTTCAACACTTTGAAGGAGAACCTGGCAAAACTCACAGAGAAATTTGACAAGGTGGAGACCTTTGTGGACGAGATCCAAGCCGGAAAAGTTCCCAAGTCCTCACTATGGATGGTTCCACAGCATTCCATCATAAGAGTCGGCGTTCCATCAGCTCGAACGCCTGTGAGGGCTTCCGTGAGAGTTCCTAACGCAGGACAGTGGGTCCGGAGGGCAAGAGTCAGAAAAGGCCCTGCCTCTTAG